One window of Trifolium pratense cultivar HEN17-A07 linkage group LG5, ARS_RC_1.1, whole genome shotgun sequence genomic DNA carries:
- the LOC123885811 gene encoding phylloplanin-like, whose protein sequence is MTMKYFITFYLIVAMAIPQTKAQLGILNDLLGSANIKGTVLCTSKDNVGVNGASTPGFSNAQVQLQCGGNMISNATTDNNGKFSMMMDNPLLYDLSSLLTSCNLMVPTPLSNCNTKLPSAGGLISTLKYVGISHIGTQTLTNIAPSGFHFIPLT, encoded by the exons ATGACTATGAAATATTTCATTACATTTTACTTAATTGTTGCAATGGCAATTCCACAAACCAAAGCTCAGCTTGGTATTCTCAATGATCTATTGGGTTCTGCTAATATTAAAGGAACTGTACTTTGCACTTCTAAGGATAATGTTGGTGTCAATGGTGCTTCAACCCCTGGTTTTTCAA ATGCTCAAGTACAACTACAATGTGGAGGAAACATGATCTCTAATGCAACAACTGATAATAATGGAAAATTTTCAATGATGATGGATAATCCTCTACTCTATGATCTTTCATCACTACTCACTAGTTGCAATCTAATGGTTCCTACACCACTCTCTAATTGCAACACTAAACTTCCTTCTGCTGGTGGCCTAATTTCAACTCTCAAATATGTTGGAATCAGTCATATTGGGACTCAGACTCTTACCAATATTGCACCTTCAGGATTTCATTTCATTCCCTTAACttag